A window of Lacibacter sediminis contains these coding sequences:
- a CDS encoding ribulose-bisphosphate carboxylase large subunit family protein, producing MENNKNIGGLQSPSFGGVGEAITATYYIETPYAPEKAAAVLAGEQSSGTFVAVPGETEELKQRFAARVESVEVLETVNEPAIPGATSKDGKYHRAIVKVSWSIENFGTNLPVMVSTLQGNLYEITQFTGLKLMDIELPASFSDQFKGPAFGIEGCRQLTGVQGRPLIGTIIKPSIGLTPDQTAAMVKTLAEAGIDFVKDDELLSSSGNSSFNDRVDAVMKVINAHADKTGKKVMYAFNISGEVDEMLQRYEKIVNSGGTCAMISINSVGLAGAKRIMDQRQLAIHAHRNGWGMMTRHPLLGIDYKAYQKVWRLAGADQMHVNGIQNKFWESDDSVVASIEACLTKMFDHKTVLPVVSSGQWGGQAFETYRRTKTVDLLYMAGGGIMAHPMGAAAGVVALQQAWKAAVDGLTLEEAAKQYKEFAAAVEKFGKK from the coding sequence ATGGAGAATAATAAAAATATCGGAGGCTTACAAAGCCCCTCCTTTGGAGGGGTTGGGGAGGCTATTACAGCAACATATTATATCGAAACACCGTATGCACCGGAAAAGGCCGCAGCGGTATTGGCAGGTGAGCAATCATCAGGCACATTTGTAGCAGTGCCCGGTGAAACAGAAGAATTGAAACAACGTTTTGCTGCAAGAGTGGAATCGGTTGAAGTATTGGAAACAGTGAATGAACCAGCGATTCCCGGTGCAACAAGTAAAGATGGAAAGTATCATCGTGCCATTGTGAAAGTATCCTGGAGCATTGAAAATTTTGGAACGAATCTTCCGGTGATGGTTTCAACCTTACAGGGAAATCTTTATGAGATCACACAATTCACCGGTTTAAAGTTGATGGATATTGAATTGCCTGCATCGTTCAGCGATCAATTCAAAGGGCCTGCATTTGGTATTGAAGGTTGCAGACAGTTAACAGGTGTGCAAGGTCGTCCTTTGATTGGCACCATCATCAAACCATCTATTGGTTTAACACCTGATCAAACTGCTGCAATGGTGAAAACATTGGCTGAAGCAGGAATTGATTTTGTAAAAGATGATGAATTGCTTTCGTCTTCAGGCAACTCCAGTTTCAATGATCGTGTGGATGCAGTGATGAAAGTGATCAATGCACATGCAGATAAAACGGGCAAGAAAGTGATGTATGCATTCAACATCAGTGGAGAGGTAGATGAAATGCTGCAACGTTATGAAAAGATCGTCAACAGTGGTGGCACCTGTGCCATGATCAGTATTAACAGTGTTGGATTGGCAGGTGCAAAAAGAATCATGGATCAACGACAGCTCGCCATTCATGCACATCGTAATGGTTGGGGTATGATGACAAGACATCCGTTGCTGGGTATCGATTACAAAGCCTATCAAAAAGTATGGCGATTGGCAGGTGCCGATCAAATGCATGTAAATGGCATACAAAATAAATTCTGGGAGAGTGATGATAGTGTTGTGGCGTCAATTGAAGCTTGCTTAACAAAGATGTTTGATCATAAGACCGTGTTGCCGGTTGTGTCGTCTGGGCAGTGGGGCGGACAGGCATTTGAAACATACCGCAGAACAAAAACAGTTGATCTGTTGTACATGGCAGGTGGCGGTATTATGGCACATCCCATGGGAGCAGCAGCAGGTGTGGTTGCATTGCAACAGGCATGGAAAGCAGCAGTTGATGGATTGACATTGGAAGAAGCAGCGAAGCAGTATAAAGAGTTTGCAGCAGCAGTTGAAAAATTTGGAAAGAAATAG
- a CDS encoding four-carbon acid sugar kinase family protein → MNKKQNILLAFYGDDFTGSTDALEFITRAGAKAVLFIEPPTAEQLQQFPDIDVIGVAGKTRSLSPAQMKEILIPAFEQLKASGAKQVHYKVCSTFDSSPAVGSIGKAIDCGAEVFQNKLIPVIGGMPALGRYCLFGNLFARMGIGSSGKIYRLDRHPSMSKHPVTPADESDLRLHIGKQTTKKIGLIDITQLEQPVEQWNEGLIDEEVVLVDTMYESQLIKIGEWMDGLEEDKTLFSVGGSGVEAALGNYWNEKKILKPVTEWKQPGKAESLLVISGSCSPVTASQIEWAKENDFAELVLDAMRIVNEDAVDTVIGDHVATLLQQKKKVIVHTGAKKTENLSSEKLGTALGSIAKQAVMKSNVKRVVIAGGDTSSYAARAMEIDAVEMIAPLVSGAPLCKAYSTNEKVNGLEVNFKGGQVGADDYFGLF, encoded by the coding sequence GTGAATAAGAAACAAAACATATTACTCGCATTTTACGGTGATGATTTCACAGGCAGTACTGATGCACTTGAGTTTATTACAAGAGCCGGTGCAAAAGCTGTGTTGTTTATTGAACCGCCCACTGCGGAACAACTGCAACAGTTTCCGGATATTGATGTGATTGGTGTGGCTGGTAAAACAAGATCATTATCACCTGCACAAATGAAAGAGATATTAATTCCTGCATTTGAACAGTTGAAAGCAAGTGGCGCAAAGCAGGTTCATTATAAAGTGTGTTCAACGTTTGATTCATCGCCAGCTGTTGGCAGTATTGGTAAAGCCATTGATTGTGGAGCTGAGGTTTTTCAAAACAAACTGATTCCGGTGATTGGCGGTATGCCTGCATTGGGCAGGTACTGTTTGTTCGGCAATTTGTTTGCACGAATGGGTATTGGCAGTAGCGGAAAAATTTACCGGCTGGATCGTCATCCATCCATGAGTAAACATCCTGTTACACCTGCCGATGAAAGTGATCTGCGTTTGCATATTGGTAAACAAACGACAAAGAAGATCGGATTAATTGATATCACACAACTAGAACAACCTGTTGAACAATGGAATGAAGGGCTGATTGATGAAGAAGTGGTATTGGTTGATACCATGTATGAATCGCAGTTGATCAAGATCGGTGAGTGGATGGATGGATTGGAAGAAGACAAAACATTGTTCAGCGTAGGAGGTTCAGGTGTGGAAGCAGCATTGGGCAATTACTGGAATGAAAAGAAAATACTGAAGCCTGTCACAGAATGGAAACAGCCGGGCAAAGCAGAATCCTTATTGGTGATTTCAGGAAGTTGTTCGCCTGTTACAGCCTCACAGATCGAATGGGCGAAAGAAAATGATTTTGCAGAATTGGTGCTTGATGCAATGCGAATAGTGAATGAAGATGCTGTTGATACTGTAATCGGTGATCATGTTGCAACGTTGCTGCAGCAGAAGAAGAAAGTAATTGTTCATACGGGCGCAAAAAAAACGGAAAATCTTTCTTCTGAAAAATTAGGAACAGCGTTGGGCAGCATTGCAAAACAAGCAGTGATGAAATCGAATGTAAAACGTGTGGTGATTGCCGGTGGTGATACAAGCAGTTATGCTGCAAGAGCGATGGAGATTGATGCGGTGGAAATGATTGCTCCGCTGGTGAGTGGTGCGCCGTTGTGTAAAGCTTATTCAACAAATGAAAAAGTAAACGGACTGGAAGTGAACTTTAAAGGTGGACAGGTGGGGGCTGATGATTATTTTGGACTTTTTTGA
- a CDS encoding aspartate/glutamate racemase family protein — protein MAQKTLGLIHTSATLVPVFAELCKKYLPNVKVFNIVDDSLIKNTIARGALTPDTSRRVVNYAGSAQEAGADYILFTCSSIGPAVEAAAALTQVPVLRVDQPMADKAVQLGKRIGVVATLSTTLNPTSDLVRRRAAIAGKEIELKSVLCEGAFEALMSGDAATHDKKVGDALKQLANEVDVILLAQASMARVVDTLTEAEKKVPILASPPVAMEYLASIL, from the coding sequence ATGGCACAGAAAACATTAGGATTGATTCACACATCGGCAACATTAGTGCCCGTGTTTGCAGAATTGTGCAAGAAGTATTTGCCAAATGTAAAAGTATTCAACATTGTAGATGACAGTTTGATCAAGAATACCATTGCACGAGGAGCGTTGACACCCGATACATCACGCAGAGTGGTGAACTACGCAGGCTCAGCACAGGAAGCCGGTGCCGATTATATTTTATTTACCTGTTCATCGATTGGCCCCGCAGTGGAAGCAGCCGCTGCATTAACACAGGTGCCTGTGTTACGTGTTGATCAGCCAATGGCTGACAAAGCAGTACAGTTAGGAAAACGTATTGGTGTGGTAGCAACCTTGTCAACCACATTAAATCCAACAAGTGATTTAGTGAGAAGAAGAGCCGCCATTGCTGGGAAAGAAATTGAATTGAAGTCTGTTTTATGCGAAGGTGCATTTGAAGCGTTGATGAGTGGCGATGCCGCAACGCATGATAAAAAAGTAGGCGATGCATTAAAACAATTGGCCAATGAAGTGGATGTGATTTTGTTGGCGCAGGCAAGTATGGCAAGAGTGGTGGATACATTAACTGAAGCAGAAAAGAAAGTGCCGATATTGGCGAGCCCGCCGGTTGCAATGGAATATTTAGCATCGATCTTATAA
- a CDS encoding bile acid:sodium symporter family protein codes for MKKPNKLFLILSAVAAVVLLAGIVMQNASLYKPFAIATAVCFAIGLGSVPSLKGYQYTAWIIAAVVAGMVFPEAFKNWGGVNLRDKTLILVIIQLVMFGMGTHMSLKDFSGLASTGKGVLVGLFCHFSIMPLMGLLLTKVFQFEPEIAAGIILIGSCSSGLASNVMVYLAKANLVLSVIVTAMATLVAPLLTPLLMKTLAGTLIEIKFIDMMMEIIKIVLVPIGAALLHDFLKRASATQKKKVNIIAIIAAIWIAVIVLFLQKVITDHGLMQSMNLSGFFAGAIIAGLVYHWLSLKFPKLDSMMPLISMFGIIYFTTVTTAAGRENLMKVGVLLFIASVIHNAAGYFFGYWLSRLFGMDKNSSRTIAFEVGLQNGGMASGIAGSMGKLGTVGLAAAVFSPWMNISGSLLANYWRRRPVEEPQKQEDKN; via the coding sequence ATGAAGAAACCGAATAAACTTTTTTTGATTCTTAGCGCTGTTGCTGCAGTAGTACTGCTGGCAGGGATTGTGATGCAGAATGCTTCGTTATACAAACCCTTTGCCATTGCGACGGCTGTTTGTTTTGCAATTGGGTTGGGTTCGGTACCATCGCTAAAAGGTTATCAGTATACCGCATGGATCATTGCAGCAGTTGTTGCAGGAATGGTTTTTCCGGAAGCATTTAAAAATTGGGGCGGCGTTAATCTGCGTGATAAAACATTGATCCTTGTCATTATTCAACTGGTGATGTTTGGCATGGGCACACATATGAGTCTGAAAGATTTCAGCGGACTTGCATCAACAGGTAAAGGCGTATTGGTTGGTTTGTTTTGTCATTTCTCCATTATGCCATTGATGGGTTTATTACTTACAAAAGTATTTCAGTTTGAACCGGAGATAGCTGCAGGTATCATTCTCATTGGGAGTTGTAGCAGTGGTTTGGCAAGTAATGTAATGGTGTATTTAGCAAAAGCAAATTTGGTATTGAGTGTAATTGTAACAGCGATGGCTACATTGGTTGCTCCGTTGCTTACACCTTTATTAATGAAAACATTGGCAGGTACATTGATCGAAATAAAATTTATTGACATGATGATGGAGATCATCAAGATTGTGTTGGTGCCGATTGGTGCAGCATTGTTGCATGATTTTTTGAAACGGGCATCAGCAACGCAAAAGAAAAAAGTAAACATTATTGCAATCATTGCTGCAATATGGATCGCTGTGATCGTTTTGTTTTTGCAAAAAGTTATTACTGATCATGGGTTGATGCAAAGCATGAATCTCTCGGGCTTCTTTGCAGGAGCGATCATTGCCGGTTTAGTTTATCACTGGCTATCGCTGAAGTTTCCAAAGCTTGACAGTATGATGCCGTTGATCTCGATGTTTGGTATTATTTATTTTACAACAGTAACAACAGCGGCAGGCAGAGAGAACCTGATGAAAGTGGGAGTGCTGTTATTCATTGCATCGGTAATACATAATGCAGCAGGTTATTTCTTTGGTTACTGGCTCAGCCGTTTGTTTGGGATGGATAAAAATTCAAGTCGCACCATTGCGTTTGAAGTGGGATTGCAGAATGGTGGCATGGCGAGTGGCATTGCCGGAAGTATGGGTAAATTGGGAACGGTTGGTTTAGCTGCAGCCGTGTTTAGTCCGTGGATGAACATCAGTGGAAGTTTATTGGCGAATTATTGGAGAAGAAGACCTGTTGAGGAACCACAAAAACAAGAAGACAAAAATTAA
- a CDS encoding glycoside hydrolase family 88/105 protein — protein MKKILALMLLVIAFNANAQIEYAKQMAATIMKQYKDSMVVKKYASHLEQDKLPEGNRPANWNYEIGVVLIGFERLWKMTNDQTYIDYTKHIVDHFITADGKIRTYVMDEYNSDNIPPGRQLLRLHQLYKDDKYKIAAQTLRDQISIQPRNKAGGFWHKLKYPSQMWLDGLYMIEPFYAEYAVVNKQSQDFNDIINQFVWMEKYSRDSKTGLLYHGWDESKLQGWANKQTGVSAEFWSRSMGWYMMALVDVLDFIPTTHPRRKELITILNRLSSAIVKFQDAKSGVWWQVTDKANKEKNYFESSGTAMFVFALAKALRLNYIPATFNAPLQKAYKGMIKEFVTTDAKGQYHFIQAVAGAGLGGIPYRDGTYEYYVNEPRRDDDLKAIGPFLQACIEMELLKKKK, from the coding sequence ATGAAAAAGATACTTGCTTTAATGCTGCTGGTTATTGCATTCAATGCAAATGCGCAGATTGAATATGCCAAACAAATGGCAGCAACAATCATGAAGCAATACAAAGATTCAATGGTAGTGAAAAAATATGCAAGCCACCTGGAGCAGGATAAATTACCGGAAGGTAATCGACCCGCCAACTGGAACTATGAAATTGGTGTAGTACTGATCGGCTTTGAACGTTTATGGAAGATGACCAACGATCAAACCTATATTGACTATACAAAACATATCGTTGATCATTTTATTACTGCCGATGGAAAGATACGCACCTATGTGATGGATGAATACAACAGTGATAATATTCCTCCCGGCAGACAGTTGTTGCGTTTGCATCAATTGTATAAAGACGATAAATATAAAATTGCTGCACAAACATTGCGTGACCAGATCAGTATTCAGCCACGTAACAAAGCCGGTGGTTTTTGGCATAAGTTGAAATATCCTTCGCAGATGTGGCTCGATGGTTTGTATATGATCGAACCATTCTACGCAGAGTATGCAGTTGTCAACAAACAATCGCAGGATTTCAATGATATCATCAACCAGTTTGTCTGGATGGAAAAATACAGTCGTGATTCAAAGACAGGTTTACTGTATCATGGTTGGGATGAAAGTAAACTGCAAGGCTGGGCGAATAAGCAAACCGGTGTATCGGCTGAATTCTGGAGCCGCAGCATGGGCTGGTATATGATGGCATTGGTAGATGTGCTTGATTTTATTCCAACAACTCATCCAAGAAGAAAAGAACTGATCACTATTTTAAATCGGCTATCATCTGCTATTGTAAAATTCCAGGATGCAAAGAGTGGCGTGTGGTGGCAGGTAACCGATAAAGCAAACAAGGAAAAGAATTATTTCGAATCATCCGGCACAGCCATGTTTGTGTTTGCTTTGGCAAAAGCTCTGCGATTGAATTATATACCTGCAACTTTCAATGCGCCGTTACAAAAAGCTTATAAAGGAATGATCAAAGAATTTGTAACAACAGATGCAAAAGGGCAGTATCATTTTATACAGGCGGTGGCCGGTGCAGGTTTGGGTGGCATCCCATATCGTGATGGTACCTATGAATATTACGTGAACGAACCGAGGAGAGATGATGATCTGAAAGCTATCGGGCCATTCTTACAAGCATGTATTGAAATGGAGTTGTTGAAAAAGAAAAAGTAA